Within the Mixophyes fleayi isolate aMixFle1 chromosome 5, aMixFle1.hap1, whole genome shotgun sequence genome, the region CTAGAATTGAAGGCCATGCTGATGGCCCTACAAGGGGATTAGACCATCCTTCAGAGATCCCCAGTCCATCTGCAACCCAACAGTGCCATGGCAGTGGCTTATGTCGTCAGGGCAGGACCAGAAGTTTTGCAGCAATGAGGGTGGCATCTCTGATTTTTGCCTGGGCAGAGCTCCAGGTCCCTTCAATCTCTTCCATATTCATAACAGACATCGTAAAACTAGGAGACAGACTATCTAAGCCGCTACATGTTAATGCCTGGGGAGTGGGCACTTCCAGCTGCTGGTCCTAAGGTGGGGTCTCCTGGACCTCATGCGTTGATGCACAAACTGCAGGTGCCCAGATTATTCTTAAGGGCCAGGGACCCGCTGGGGGTCGCTGTGGATGTCATGACAATGCCTTGGGATAcctgatctcccccccccctccccattacgATGCTTCCCTGCATCATCAGACTGGTCAAGCAGGGAGGGCTTCCAGTAATCCTGGTGGCTCCTACCTGGCAGCGCCGGGTCTGGTATTCAGACATACTCTTAATGGCGGTGGGTCAAGGACTTTGTCTGCCTCCAAGGACCATTCCACTATCAGGACCTGCCTCTGCTGTCtttttaacggcatggctgtggAAGTCAGCCTTTGGAGGTCAAGAGGGTTCTCTCCCAGGGTGGTAAACACAccgctgtgggtttgaaaacctGCATCTGGTGCACCTACATTTAGGTAGTGCGAAAGTCAACCCTGTTACACGGCCTCCTTTCATCTTCCACGCATCCTTGCCTTCCTCCAGGACGGCTTGGATTCAGGCCTTCATCTGAATCTTTAAAAGTGCAGGTCTCGGCTCTCTGTGTTTTTCCATCTTCGACTGGCGGATATACAGACTTTTTTGCAGGGATTCCTGCATATACAGCCACTGTATGTTTGCACCCTCTGCACCTTCGGATCTCAATTTGGTGCTCAATATGCTGCAATGGCCACCATTTTTAACCATTACTATCTGCAGATTTTCGTTTTCTAACATGGAAGATAGTGTTCCCGCTTGCAATTGCATCGGCTTGCAGAGTGTCGGAGTTAGGGGCTCTTTCATGTAGAGAACCATACCTTGTATTTCAAGATGATCGGGCGGTACTCCATACGGTCCCTTCTTTTCAATCAAAGGTAGTTTCTGGTTTTCATATAAACCAGGAAATTATAGTTCCAGTATTCTAAGAAGTGGTGTCGTCTTCAGCACTTAATCCTATGGAGTTCCTGGATGTGGtgagggctctccgtatttatgtccgATGGATGACCCATATTCGATGCACGGATTCATTATTCATCTTGTTTGATTCCCATAAATGGGGATGGCCAGCTTGCAaacaaactattgccagatggcttacctcAGCCATTAGGCAGGCCTATGCCAATGCAAATCAACCTGTGCTAGACAGAATTGCTGCCCACTCCACCTGCTTGGTGGATGCTTCTTGGACTGTGGCGGAATGGGGCCTAGGCGGACCAGCTCTGCAGaccagccacctggtcctcggtccatacatTCACCAAATTTTATCAATTCAATGTCTTTGCGTCATCGGATGCCAgttttggccgtagtgctctatGGGGCGGGCTGTCGGAGCTGTCCCTCtcttagaacgtccccatggtagcagtgtcccccagataggatgaaagaaaagagtattttttataattatgataaatccgtttctcccaTCTAGGGTAAACTGAGTTCCCTtccttctgctcctctgctgtgtgGTCTGTGACTGTTTGACTCCCCTTCTTTGgtgctttataattaaactgaggagctacagggggttgcggaggggagggggtcTGTCGGCATGATAcatttaactagttaagtgccaactccacgatTCCCTCATACAACTCATGGTAAGTGTCcaccagatggaatcggagaaacttGATGTATTCTAAGTATGAAAAAATCCTctcttctaatacacagtatcaaaaatcagtaaaTGTTTAACggtataaattggcacactgcgctaatattttaaatatatttatacaataagctatttataagtgatccagccacacctgCCTTATAGGTTTATTGGCCCATTGTACCACTGTGAATCGTGTctcaatttatgttttattctgcttttaTGTATGATAGTGGAGGCGGGTCTCTAATGTGAAGATTATAAAACCTAGGAATCAAACCTTTTGCAAAGTGTTTGCCATTGTCAGGATTCGCCATACATGCGTTAGCGGACGTGTGtgcgtgtttgtctgtctgtggtGGTATTTTTATATAGCTCCTATAATTTTACGCGGCATTGTACATGGACTTCTCAGGCGCAGCTGCTGCCAAATGAAGCTCACAATCTATTTTTGGCACCCGAGATACAAGAGACTCTTCCAAGGTTACGGGAGGGAATTGAACCATGGAGGCTCTGTCATTGTTGATGCATTTAACCAATGATGGCTATATCTCTCCCTCTTCTACATCTTTTGTGGATCTCCTAGTTAATGTTCGTTGAGGTTTTCAGTTTGTTCGGAGTCCGTATTATCCATCAGATGATGGATTATAAGAGCGTGTACACAGGAGTGTTCGCACACATTCTGAATACCTTCCGTCTAAAGCTAACTGAtcccaaaactaaaaaaaatacttttaggtAGTGGATAAAGATATAGCCTGTTCATGCGGGTAGTATGGTTTAAAATAGGGATCAATGGTCGCTGTTTCATCCGTATGGGGAACGGAACTGGTCTCCGATGCAACATCTGCCCTCAGGCCCTCGGCGTATTATAGAGGCTGGCCAATGTTACCATGTGATTTATCAGATCTAGTCAGAGACTGAGAATAGGGCAGGATCTAGTAACCATTCTCTCTAgttgaaactacaaatcccagaatgctttgccagcaTCTGTGTTGGCGTACACGCTCCTGCCAATACCAGATGGCATACAGCCCAGTAATCATTACTCAGGACTAGCACAAGGGTATAATATAGCTGCAGCTTTCAGTAAAAATCTGAGAATCTGGCTGGAAACCCAGAATGCAGCATCCACCAAATCACCTACTTGGGTTTCTTaataccttttttattttacttatttaattttAAGTTCGAACAAACACATCTTGTTGTATATCCCAGCTGTTACCATTTATAAGCCTTGGACATCGTAGTTTTTGGAAGGCAATCTAGATAGCTTTGTATAACCTCCTGTCAGGGTGACTTCTGCTACtattaaataattgatatttttGTTGTACACAATATTCCTGTATATTTCCTCTCTAATAATTatatctcttttctttctttttttgcatgTCTTTTCCTTTACATTACAACAGAGAAGAAGACAATGAGGTAAGTTTACTGTTCCCCATCTTTTAATCTATGTAAATTTAGAGtagaacatatttattttactctACAATGTATTAGAATGAGTAGCTGTAAACGTGACCATAAAAGGGGTTGACCATTTAGGGCACCTTGCCTTACGGCCTCCCCCCCCCGCTCTCCCccgcccttccccccccccctacctggAGTTATTGACGTGATCTCACTATGCTGCAGGACAATCTTTCTATATCCTGTGTAGAACAGGAAATAACTGTAGTACTGGTAGAGCTGATGAATTGCTGGAGCAAATATTCGTCAGGATCCGACTTCAATTAAGGTTCGGTGGGGGCAGGTTGTAATAATTGGGTGGGGTTCAGCTTGATGACCCCCTTTTAGTATTGCATAACAAGTTGAAAGCAGCTGTAAATTGTGAATATGTTGGAAGCTGTGCTGTAATAACTTGGTACTGCAACCTGTTTCACAGacaattcattttaattttagcaTTTTTAGCCTCCTATCCTTACTTACattgttttgcattattttttatttatttgttgtacTATTTGAAGAACAGACTTGGCTGTTAGCTTCCACTCACCCCCAATCCACCCACTCTCAACCCCAACTCATCAGCCACAGACTGTTGGCCACGTAATGTTCTGGATCATTCACCACTGTGGGCCCCTACAACATTGCCAGACCCCCCCTCATGGGCAGAATTGAACGGCGGTCGCACTCTTCCTCTAGTACCCGACAATCGAGTGGCCTCTTAAACAACTGTACTCACCAGGTGGGGAGGTTTTCATTAATGGAAAGCTGTGTAGGGCTTTCCTAATCGGGTGCAAAATAAAAGCTGTGCAAGTTGTAGGCCACCAAGGACTGTAGCCACTGTGAAGGAGGAATCTCTAGAGGTGCAAGTGATCCAGGAAGGCGTGTTCTGAAGGCGCCATCTTGGAGTGTGCAGCGCATATGACACAGACTGGCAAAAAACAAGGGTGCTGGGATAGCGGTCTCCGTGTGGACAACATGTCTCCAGACTTTTGGATCCCTTTGCCACAGACTGCCTCCATGGGCTAGTTTTTCCATAGTCTTCAGATTTCCCTCAGCCTGCCATAGTAGCCTGTACAGGAACCAACTATCTGTCCAGTTGTCTTAAGAGGCACAGTGTTGTTGGCTGGCAAGGACTCCTGATCTCCTAGGATTTCTGGTTCAGAgaagtgttttttcttttgtacttAGGCAAGTGGGGCACTTTCAGTTTTTATTGGCTCACTCTCCTATAGAGGGCAGCAAGGTAGTACAGCTTCAGCTATTCTCCTCTTGGGGGCAGCCATGTccaatttttttaaatccatgtCAAAGACCAGGGGCACTAGGCCCCCAATCTTAGTGGGCCACAGTTGCATCTGTGCCAGATGCCAAACTAAATCCCATGTGGGATAATCTAACCCCCTTTGCTCTACTCCCCAGTCCTAGAGAGCAGCCCTAGGAGACCCTCAAGGTAATGCCCGAGTTACTGAGTCTTGTCCCCAGATATCTCCCGTCTACCTGTTCTGAGATGTCACAGGACACGATGTGCTGCTCACTCCCTGCAGCTACAACATCCTCCTTTCCCACTGATTAGGCTCTTGGGGAATGTTATTGATGAGTCTGTGATGGTGCCGTCAAGACCGTTTGGTAGTGTCCTCTCTCTACCTGATTCTGCTATATCATCAGGACATAACTTTTTTAATATTCAGGAATGACCACCCCAAGGTCAACTCCCGCGCACTCCTTTTAGGAAAGTGATCCAGTTGGCCAGTTAATTATCCAGCTCTTTAATGAGTTGTTGTCTGGAAAATGGGCAGATCCAGGCAAACTCTGGCAGCCATCACAGCATTTTGGAAAGCTACCTTcagccccccaaccccccccccccctccctccccctccctccttacaTGAAGATTTGGAATTGTGAGGATCCTCTCCAGCTGTGGAGGAATTCTAATGGGCGGAGCATCTAAAAAGCCGCTTCCATCTCTTGTTTAGTGCTTGGGCTGACTTTGCAGCCGCTTGGGTGGTGAAGGCGAAGCTAATGCTACTTTTTCTCTGCATGCATTCAACAACCACAGGATCAATCTCCAGGGGCCCTACTCTGTCTTTTCAGGGGCAGTGCAGTCCAAAGCAGCCCTATACCTTCTGatatgctctgtgctgctgggaaccctgctccttccatatataactctcagtctgtggcttcctgctgccaccactcccctcctcacatcgtgtcactgcccctgtcacatgcagccctgtcctcactaacacatcactcatctcctgatatactctgtgctgctggggaccctgctccttccatatataactctcagtctgtggcttcctgctgccgccactcccctcctcacatcgtgtcactgcccctgtcaaaCCACTTACGCAGTCACACGAGTGGATAGGTCACTGCctttcactcatctcctgatatattctgtgctgctctTGACATTCTGATTTGACTACAAATGTAATGGAGTGAAATGTTTTTCTTGTGCATATTTATAACATATGTTTCCTTGCAGGCCAAGAATGAAAATTCATTGAAATTTGGATTCAGCAAGTCATCCACATTCAAGGGTGTTTCTTCAAGCCGATTTCTACCAAAGGGAACCAAATCAAAGGTCAATTTGGAAGAGCAGGGACGGCAAAAGGTCTCGTTTAGCTTCAGTTTTACAAAGAAAACCTTACAGAACAGATTGCTGACATCATCTTTAGACAAGCAGAATGATTCACAGACTACTCCACCCGCGCTCAGTTCAGCGGAGCAAATCTCAAAGCTTAAGTTGGACTTTGCGGAATCCACAGGGGCCGCCATTGAAGTTTCtccaccaaaacacaaagttgaaCTGGGAAAAATTCATTTCAAAAAGCATCTTCTTAGTGTTACAAACAAACCAACAGCACCACAGCCACCcctacctcctcctcctccacccccaccACCCCCTACAATTCCATTAGAAGTGCCCACTTCCCCTTTGCCCGCCACACAAGGGTTGCCATTGGAAAGCTTAAAGTCTTCTCTGGAGCCAGAAGTAGCACCACTGGTCACCAACTTGGCCGTGTTAACGCCAACTGAGAAGTCGCCTATGTGTGTTACATTCTCAAAGGAACTGTCATTATCACCTTCTGACACACAAAAAACTGGCACAAAGGACATTAAGGAGTGCTCCATAATTTCTGTTGTAGAAAGTCCAAGCACTCAGACGGTTGCCGACAAGGCAGAGACATCTCCGTCAAAAGAATATTCCCATATTGGGAGAGAAGGTAAACATTCAGCCAGTTTACAAAGCATTAAATCAAATCCCAGCCCTGAAAAACCCAGTTCTAAAGCAAAGCTGTCCCACTCGGATACACAAATCGCCGGCTCAGAGTCTGATGAAGATTCGGTTCAGACCTCTTCAAGCCACCGATCGCATGAGGTAAAAACTGCTACAAGTAGAGAAAGAGACTCTAAAAAAAGCTCAATGTGTTTGAGAAGTGATGACGGTGGCAAATATTCGTCGTCGTCGAGATCAAAGTCTGGAAAGGATCAGAAATATTCTAGTTATTCCAAGACGGACAGAGATTCAAAATACTCTTACTCGCATACTAGGTCCGATCGTGACAGGAGAAGAAGTCGATCCCGTTCCAGGTCACGATCGAGGTCCAAGTCTGACAGAGGTCCAAAAAGTAGCTCATCGTATTCCAGATCTGAACGTTCACATTATTACGAGTCTGAAAGGAGGTACCACAGAAGTTCGCCTTACAGAACAAGATATTCTCGCTCGTATGCAGACAGCAGAGCGAGAGACAGTTCTGATTCAGAAGATGATCATAGAAGAACTCATTCCAGATCAAGTGATTCCCGACGTCCATCATCTTGCTCTCATTCCTCATCACACAGAGAAACAAGAACTTCTTCACATTCGAAATATGACAAAGATACCAAATTAGAGTCGTCTTATGAATCTGATCGAAGGGGAAGGACTTCAAGCAGAGCTGAAAAAGAGTTCAAGTCCTCTGAAAGAGAATGTGCAAAAAAAAGTTCTCCTCAAAAAGAAACTGACGCTAAACAAGGCTCTTCACACTCGAGGGTGGACAGTGGTGTAAGTTCCAATTTCAAAGCAAATTCCACCAAAATAGTGGATACCAAGCCCGATCACTTCAAAACAAAAATTTCTAAATGGGACTTGGAGAAGAAGCCGGTAAACACAGATGAGCACAAAATGGTCAGAAGAGATGAGGCTGTATCTGTAGATGTACCTGTCCACGTGCGCAGTGGTTTGGCTGATCTGCAGAATTCTTCTCATATTTGCTTTAAACAAGCAGATAATTCCCCTATTACAGAAAATGAATCAACCAGTAGTCGGGATTCTATGAGAAAAAGTTCTACTAGAGCAACAACTGATGACAACCAAAGTAAAAGTCCTCAGATAAATTATGATCTCTCCCCTGGGCAAACATGGGATTTCGTGACCCTCAGTTCCACAGAAGATGCACCAGCAGATGAGCAAACTGAAATACCATTCTCTGAAGACTATAATCTAGACATGTCAACTGCTGAAGAGCCAGATAACCCACATCTCACCGCTCACAATGTGATTAAAGTGTCGGATAACGTGGAGGTTGCGGAAGATGATCGTTCAACACATCAACTTAATGGCTTAGGTGTCTACGATCAGTACAATGAGAGTGTCTCTCGCAGTTCAGAAGACGAGCGTTCAGCTTGTGTTACAGAGAAAGAAGTACCAATGTCTGTGACAGAGTCAAAAGACCAGCAAATCCTAGAGAACAGCACCAACGAGTCAAGTCCTTCCCATGATTCAAACAAAATGGACTCTTACGATGACCATATGGAAACTCCTGCAGTTGAATTGCATAGTCCTGAGCCAGTTCAAATGGATGACAATCATACTTCATTTATGGATGTTGAAGACAAGCCCCAGATTACAATTTTaattccagaaaaattaaatatGGCAGAGACTATATCTATGGACATAGAAGTAACCCATGAAACCGTACGCGAGTCCACTGATCTTGGCACAAGTTCAAATTGGGATGTGCAAAGCTTGGTTTGTGTTTCACCAGTGAAAGAGCCATGTGCTTTAGAATCGGCTGAGAATGATGATCCTCTTATTGGAGAAGAGCCCTATCTTGCCAATGAAATCATTATAGGTTGTGTAGACCATACAGAAGATGAAACCCCACCTTTATCTCCGTACTTGGATGAAGCAAATTCTTTCCAAATTGAAGATTCGCCAAAGCTAATTTCAGAGAGAGATGCATTTCAAGAAGGATCTGTCCTTCAGTTTGAATCTTCAACTGAACAAACGGAAGTCCAAAAGGCCAACGATGAATCTTCTCAGGAGGCGCCGTTTAATAGACTGGAGGTCCAAATAGCTGGCACTGCTGAAGACATACAAGAAGATGTGCCGCAACTAACCTCTGACATCATTAAACCTACCGTAAATTTTATTAGTGCTGTCAGGGCTTATTATTCAGACTCTGAAGAAAGCGAAAGTGAAGAAAGTGAGTCGGATGACACAGAttctgatgacagtggcctcccCAGGAACCGTTTGCAGTCGGTTGTGGTAGTCCCCAAAACCTCTACATTAACCATGGAAGAAGCTAATGCATCGCTATCCCCAAGTCAACAAGACAATTTTGAGGCCTTTGATAACAAAGAAGCAGATTTGCCTGAAGACAACGCATTGGAAGATGGCAATGATAAAGTCCCTGAACAAATTGAAAGCAATACTATGTCTAGTATACCATTAGAAGAAGATGACTATGTCACTACTCCAGAACCAAGTCCTATTTCAGTTCATACTCCAGACCCAGAGATTCAGGATCCTCCTTGTGATGCTGATGTCAGCACCAGCCAAGCGGTGACCTTTGAACATACACATGATGGTAATGACTCTACTGAAAATAACATGCAAGAGACTGTCGTACGAAGCCCACTCAAACCAATTACTGCTCTACCAGAAGAACCAGCAGTGCcagatcctcctcctcctcccaagCCTATCATATCTGACCAGCAACCAAGTCAAAATCCAGTCGAAAGACCAGACAGTAGACATCATGGGCCGTTATACAGTCATGTAACAGGGATAGGAGACTATTCCAAAGTTGATGGATTCCAAGCAACAGAAGACTTGTCTGATTTGGGCTGGGACTTTGAAAAGCCAAGTAGCACTTACCAGCCCCCTGATAGTAGTTACATGTACTTTAGTTATGAACAGCAACATCGCAGTGTTGTCTGCGACCCATCACAGAATTTCAGAGGAGACAATGGTTATTGGGATTCCAGATTCCACAACAAAGCCCCCGTGTTTTCCTATGGTAAAACCTCTAGTCAAGTTCCTGACTCGCTTACAAACAGTtataataatgaggatgatgatgactatgatgaTTTTGGCTCGGAAAA harbors:
- the SETD2 gene encoding histone-lysine N-methyltransferase SETD2 — encoded protein: MSFPLHYNREEDNEAKNENSLKFGFSKSSTFKGVSSSRFLPKGTKSKVNLEEQGRQKVSFSFSFTKKTLQNRLLTSSLDKQNDSQTTPPALSSAEQISKLKLDFAESTGAAIEVSPPKHKVELGKIHFKKHLLSVTNKPTAPQPPLPPPPPPPPPPTIPLEVPTSPLPATQGLPLESLKSSLEPEVAPLVTNLAVLTPTEKSPMCVTFSKELSLSPSDTQKTGTKDIKECSIISVVESPSTQTVADKAETSPSKEYSHIGREGKHSASLQSIKSNPSPEKPSSKAKLSHSDTQIAGSESDEDSVQTSSSHRSHEVKTATSRERDSKKSSMCLRSDDGGKYSSSSRSKSGKDQKYSSYSKTDRDSKYSYSHTRSDRDRRRSRSRSRSRSRSKSDRGPKSSSSYSRSERSHYYESERRYHRSSPYRTRYSRSYADSRARDSSDSEDDHRRTHSRSSDSRRPSSCSHSSSHRETRTSSHSKYDKDTKLESSYESDRRGRTSSRAEKEFKSSERECAKKSSPQKETDAKQGSSHSRVDSGVSSNFKANSTKIVDTKPDHFKTKISKWDLEKKPVNTDEHKMVRRDEAVSVDVPVHVRSGLADLQNSSHICFKQADNSPITENESTSSRDSMRKSSTRATTDDNQSKSPQINYDLSPGQTWDFVTLSSTEDAPADEQTEIPFSEDYNLDMSTAEEPDNPHLTAHNVIKVSDNVEVAEDDRSTHQLNGLGVYDQYNESVSRSSEDERSACVTEKEVPMSVTESKDQQILENSTNESSPSHDSNKMDSYDDHMETPAVELHSPEPVQMDDNHTSFMDVEDKPQITILIPEKLNMAETISMDIEVTHETVRESTDLGTSSNWDVQSLVCVSPVKEPCALESAENDDPLIGEEPYLANEIIIGCVDHTEDETPPLSPYLDEANSFQIEDSPKLISERDAFQEGSVLQFESSTEQTEVQKANDESSQEAPFNRLEVQIAGTAEDIQEDVPQLTSDIIKPTVNFISAVRAYYSDSEESESEESESDDTDSDDSGLPRNRLQSVVVVPKTSTLTMEEANASLSPSQQDNFEAFDNKEADLPEDNALEDGNDKVPEQIESNTMSSIPLEEDDYVTTPEPSPISVHTPDPEIQDPPCDADVSTSQAVTFEHTHDGNDSTENNMQETVVRSPLKPITALPEEPAVPDPPPPPKPIISDQQPSQNPVERPDSRHHGPLYSHVTGIGDYSKVDGFQATEDLSDLGWDFEKPSSTYQPPDSSYMYFSYEQQHRSVVCDPSQNFRGDNGYWDSRFHNKAPVFSYGKTSSQVPDSLTNSYNNEDDDDYDDFGSENKVSDFSRHPNKSYYDKSREVGSVQAHEISSNSVKENVPRIEKREHMVRDRADLKERGPPKKRRQELESDSENDADAIEKRKLRAEASFMDSPASKQAMEGTLCPMEEFRDPQHWKEFSKHGKMPPYFDLIEENLYLTERKKNKSHRDIKRMQCECPLLSKEERHQGEVACGEDCLNRLLMIECSSRCPNGDYCSNRRFQRKQHADVEVILTEKKGWGLRAGKDLKPNAFVLEYCGEVLDHKEFKSRVKEYARNKNIHYYFMALKNDEIIDATQKGNCSRFMNHSCDPNCETQKWTVNGQVRVGFFTTRSVPAGTELTFDYQFQRYGKEAQKCFCGSANCRGYLGGENRVSVRAAGGKMKKERSRKKDSVDGELEALLENGEGLSDKNQVLSLSRLMVRIETLEQKLTCLKLIRNTQSQSCLKSFLECHGLSLLWIWMAELGDNRGNTSNSLKLQLEIVKTLELLPIPNKNMLEESKILPIIQRWAQTKTAIPQLSEGDGYSSENTSRAHTPLNTPLSTPDPAAKLNVEMEGETPKKLVLRRLRIINENSMDSAVSDVASEVEMKEPAVKPETQASDEQRDDQQPKEEIKVEDVPQPPPAGEEQPLLTPKTEDDPTLEGSKEPAVETEAKEANGLKAEETSAVETPSQDEEEGVSDVESERSQEQTDKMLDMSELANRLLDGWKDLKEVYRIPKKTPVEKENYDRWRESSGGSYMTPNSKNQCRERDSERQSQRKRKQSPSPPSFYERSSKRGEDSRYDTPASSKKKGRQQDRNKLSTEERRKLFEQEMAQREAQKQQQQMQSIGISSPIPYDSIPYGAQLPPPFMTYPQGYPIQSYVDPTNPNVGKVLLPTPPLDTVNSPNSYDPTQMVVNPAMLTPQPVPVVQHVAAPMDVPTQHYVAQPEQLVPQDPNVTVMPVPAPSSVPPQPYGVWDPNQQAVAVQQHQAPPQYPPAPAQPALYYPGQPCPAVYGVPAAYTQTAQTMVQSYTQPGLPYMPGQQIYAQHPPGVVLQGPPVATIVPPGQPPPLQQPEMGLAPNNILDQLPPPSPPKPKTIVLPPSWKTARDPEGKIYYYHVITRQTQWDPPSWDSPGDEGDSLDHEAEMDLGTPTYDENPMKSSKKAKTAEADTSSELAKRSKEVFRKEMSQFIVQCLNPYRKPDCKIGRINNTEDFKHLARKLTHGVMNKELKYCKNPEDLDCNENVKHKTKEYIKKYMQKFGSIYKPKEDVDFE